In Candidatus Desulfatibia profunda, the genomic window GCCCTCCGTATCTCGAATGAGCGAAGCGAATGGGCGGTGGAAAATTAAAATACGTCATCGAATTTACGAATTAGAGTACTAAGGGGGTATTATGATACGCGTTGCTGTTATAGGCGCTACCGGATATGCCGGTGCCGAGGTGGTTCGAATTCTTTGCGGACATCCTGATGTCGAGTTGACACTCTTAAGCTCCCGTCAGTATGCCGGTGTTCGCTACGACCAGGTGTATCCGGCCATGACAGGTCACGTGAACCTTGTTTGCGAAGAGCTTTCCGTGGAGCGGACCTGCGAGCTGGCGGATGTGGTCTTTACGGCGCTGCCCCACAAGATTCCCATGTCGATCATCCCCGAACTTCTGCGCCGGGGAAAGAAGGTCATCGATCTCAGCGCCGATTTCAGGTACAAGGATGCCGCCGTCTATGAGTCGGTTTATCAGCCGCATACTGCCAAAAATTTGCTTGCAAAAACGGTTTACGGGCTTTGTGAAATCTATTTTAATGAGATCAGAAAGGCCGACCTGATCGGCAATCCCGGATGTTATCCCACCAGCGTGCTTTTGCCGCTGATACCGCTATTAAAAGATCAATTATTAGACCTTGGGTCCATCATTGCGGATTCAAAATCCGGGGTCAGCGGCGCCGGGCGGTCATTGGCGCTGACAACGCATTTTTGCGAAGTCAACGAATCCTTCAAGGCCTACAAGGTTGCCGTTCACCGTCATAACTCGGAAATGGAAGCGGTATTATTCGGCGTGCTCGGCAAGCCGGTCAAGCTGACGTTTGTGCCCCATCTTGTTCCCATGACCCGCGGAATCCTGACAACCATCTATGCGACTCCGGCCGGAGCGCTCAGCCCTGAGAAGGTCCGGGATTGCCTTACTTCGTATTATTCCGGATGCAGTTTTGTGCGCATCTGTCCTGACAAACGGCTGCCCGATACGCTGCATGTCAAAGGGACCAACTATTGCGACATCGGGTTTACGTTCGATCAGCGCAACAACCGCTTGATCCTGATATCTGCCATCGACAACATGGGCAAAGGGGCTGCCGGCCAGGCGATTCAGAACATGAACATCATGCTGGGGCTTGATGAGACCGCCGGTCTGATGACGGCTCCTTTTCCATTTTAACCTAAGTTGAGC contains:
- a CDS encoding N-acetyl-gamma-glutamyl-phosphate reductase — encoded protein: MIRVAVIGATGYAGAEVVRILCGHPDVELTLLSSRQYAGVRYDQVYPAMTGHVNLVCEELSVERTCELADVVFTALPHKIPMSIIPELLRRGKKVIDLSADFRYKDAAVYESVYQPHTAKNLLAKTVYGLCEIYFNEIRKADLIGNPGCYPTSVLLPLIPLLKDQLLDLGSIIADSKSGVSGAGRSLALTTHFCEVNESFKAYKVAVHRHNSEMEAVLFGVLGKPVKLTFVPHLVPMTRGILTTIYATPAGALSPEKVRDCLTSYYSGCSFVRICPDKRLPDTLHVKGTNYCDIGFTFDQRNNRLILISAIDNMGKGAAGQAIQNMNIMLGLDETAGLMTAPFPF